A genomic segment from Eubalaena glacialis isolate mEubGla1 chromosome 16, mEubGla1.1.hap2.+ XY, whole genome shotgun sequence encodes:
- the MAB21L1 gene encoding putative nucleotidyltransferase MAB21L1, which yields MIAAQAKLVYHLNKYYNEKCQARKAAIAKTIREVCKVVSDVLKEVEVQEPRFISSLNEMDNRYEGLEVISPTEFEVVLYLNQMGVFNFVDDGSLPGCAVLKLSDGRKRSMSLWVEFITASGYLSARKIRSRFQTLVAQAVDKCSYRDVVKMVADTSEVKLRIRDRYVVQITPAFKCTGIWPRSAAHWPLPHIPWPGPNRVAEVKAEGFNLLSKECHSLAGKQSSAESDAWVLQFAEAENRLQMGGCRKKCLSILKTLRDRHLELPGQPLNNYHMKTLVSYECEKHPRESDWDESCLGDRLNGILLQLISCLQCRRCPHYFLPNLDLFQGKPHSALENAAKQTWRLAREILTNPKSLEKL from the coding sequence AATACTACAACGAAAAATGCCAAGCCAGGAAAGCTGCCATTGCCAAAACTATCCGGGAAGTCTGCAAAGTAGTTTCCGACGTCCTGAAGGAGGTGGAAGTGCAGGAGCCCCGGTTCATCAGCTCTCTCAACGAGATGGACAATCGCTACGAGGGCCTCGAGGTCATCTCCCCCACCGAATTTGAAGTGGTGCTTTACCTTAACCAAATGGGGGTGTTCAACTTTGTGGACGACGGCTCGCTGCCCGGCTGCGCGGTGTTGAAGTTGAGCGACGGGCGCAAGAGGAGCATGTCCCTCTGGGTGGAATTCATTACCGCCTCCGGCTACCTCTCGGCGCGCAAAATCCGGTCCCGGTTTCAGACGCTGGTGGCTCAAGCGGTAGACAAATGTAGCTACAGGGATGTGGTAAAGATGGTGGCAGACACCAGCGAAGTGAAACTGAGAATCCGAGATAGGTACGTGGTGCAGATCACCCCGGCTTTTAAATGCACTGGGATCTGGCCCAGGAGTGCTGCCCACTGGCCACTTCCCCACATCCCCTGGCCGGGACCCAACCGGGTGGCGGAGGTCAAGGCGGAAGGGTTCAATCTCCTGTCCAAGGAGTGCCACTCCCTGGCCGGCAAGCAGAGCTCGGCCGAGAGCGACGCCTGGGTGCTGCAGTTCGCGGAGGCAGAGAACAGACTGCAGATGGGGGGCTGCAGGAAGAAATGCCTCTCCATCCTCAAAACCTTACGGGACCGTCACCTTGAACTGCCAGGCCAGCCCCTGAACAATTACCACATGAAGACTCTGGTTTCCTATGAGTGTGAAAAGCATCCCCGGGAGTCGGACTGGGACGAGTCTTGCCTGGGTGACCGGCTTAACGGGATTTTGCTGCAACTTATCTCCTGCCTGCAGTGCCGGCGGTGTCCTCACTACTTCCTACCGAACTTAGATCTGTTTCAAGGCAAACCTCACTCGGCTCTCGAGAACGCTGCCAAACAAACGTGGCGACTGGCAAGAGAGATCCTGACCAACCCGAAAAGTCTGGAAAAACTTTAG